In one window of Phalacrocorax aristotelis chromosome W, bGulAri2.1, whole genome shotgun sequence DNA:
- the MOB3A gene encoding MOB kinase activator 3A encodes MSHALKQVFNKDKTFRPKRKFEPGTQRFELHKKAQASLNAGLDLKVAVQLPPGEEQNDWVAVHVVDFFNRINLIYGTISDYCTEQSCPVMSGGPKYEYRWQDEHKYRKPTALSAPQYMNLLMDWIEVQINNEDIFPTNVGTPFPKNFLPVVKKILSRLFRVFVHVYIHHFDRITQMGSEAHVNTCYKHFYYFVKEFNLIDTKELEPLKEMTSRMCH; translated from the exons atgtcccATGCTTTAAAGCAAGTGTTCAATAAAGACAAAACCTTCCGGCCCAAGCGCAAGTTTGAGCCGGGGACTCAGCGGTTTGAGCTGCACAAGAAGGCTCAAGCCTCACTCAACGCTGGCCTGGACTTGAAAGTTGCCGTCCAGCTACCACCGGGAGAGGAGCAGAATGACTGGGTGGCTGTGCATGTGGTGGACTTCTTCAACCGCATCAACCTGATCTACGGCACCATCAGTGACTATTGCACAGAGCAGTCCTGCCCCGTCATGTCGGGGGGACCCAAGTACGAGTACCGATGGCAGGATGAGCACAAGTACCGAAAACCCACGGCCCTGTCTGCTCCCCAGTACATGAACCTCCTGATGGACTGGATTGAGGTACAGATCAACAACGAGGACATCTTTCCCACTAATGTTG GTACTCCCTTCCCCAAGAACTTCCTCCCAGTGGTGAAGAAAATTCTCTCCAGGCTCTTCCGGGTCTTTGTCCACGTCTACATCCACCATTTCGACAGGATCACCCAGATGGGGTCGGAAGCCCACGTGAACACCTGCTACAAGCACTTTTACTACTTTGTGAAAGAGTTCAATCTGATAGACACCAAGGAGCTGGAACCACTG AAGGAAATGACCTCCCGGATGTGCCACTGA